The DNA window TAGCACAAAAAGTGCTAAAATTCCTGATATAGATAAAATTTTTTTCATCTTAGATAATAAATTTACAATCATGATTGTTAGTTTTAAGTCACAAATAATATGCCAATTAAAAATTCACATTTACAGAATACTTATCATAAAAAGCCTTAATGTGTGCAACTGCTTCATCCGCGCTGTCTACCACTCTGTAAAGTTCAAGGTCTTCTTCATGGATCATCTTTTCTTTAAGTAAAGTAGTCTGAAACCAATCCAGTAATCCGTTCCAGAATTCCGAACCTACCAGAACGATGGGAAATCTTCCGATTTTATTGGTTTGAATCAGCGTTAAAGCTTCCGTAAGCTCATCCAGTGTTCCAAATCCACCCGGCATTACGATAAATCCCTGAGAATATTTTACAAACATTACCTTTCTTACAAAAAAATAATCGAAATTCATCGAATATGATTTATTGATGTAAGGATTAAAGTGCTGTTCAAAAGGCAGATCAATATTTAAACCGATTGATTTTCCCTGAGTATTAAAAGCTCCTTTATTTCCTGCTTCCATAATTCCGGGACCACCTCCGGTGATAATTCCGAATCCTAGTTTTGTAATCTTCTCCGCAATTTCTACCGCCATTTTGTAGTATTTGCTTTGAGGTTTTAATCTCGCCGATCCGAAAATAGAAACACACGGACCAATTTTAGCCAGCTTTTCATAACCGTCCACAAATTCTGCCATCACCTTGAAAACCATCCAGCTGTCTTTTGTAATGGTTTCGTCCCAGGTTTTTTGCCGGAGACTGTTTTGTAGTTTTGTTTCGTTACTATCCAATTCAGGATTTACCAGACTTTCATCTCTCGTTCCTTCAATTCCCATTGTACAATTATTTAAAATGTTTTTCGGCTTCCGTTACAGATTCCGGTCTGCCGACATCAATTAAAATGCTGTCGTGCAGAAAACCATGAATATGCTCCGTCTGCATAAGATCCAGATATTCTTCCATTACAGAAAATTTACCTGTTCTTTTTATCTTTTCAAAGATGACGGGATTAATACAATGAATACCACTGAAAGCCAGAGCTTTAAATCCCTTGTTAAACTCAGCAAGTCTCTGTTCGCCGGTCTGTACATTCAGCCAGCCTCTTAACACCATATCATCGTTGAAAAGCAGCTTTCTCGAACTCTCTCTGTCCGATACAGCTAAAGTAGCAAAATCTTTTATCTTTTTATGGTATTTTACAAATTCTGTGATATTAATATTGGTAAGAATATCTGCATTCATGATTAGAAAGTCTTCCCCATGATCGAGAAATTTTCTTGCAAAAACCAAGCCGCCGCCAGTTTCCAGCAGTTCTTCTCTTTCGTCCGATATTTCAATTTTACATCCGAAGTTATCATTCAGCTTTAAAAAATCAACTATTTGGTTTCCAAAATGATGAATGTTGATGACAAAATCGTTGATTCCGAAATTTTTTAAATATTTAATATTTCTTTCCAGAAGCGGAATCTCATTCACTTTTGCCAAAGCTTTCGGATGATGGTCGGTAAATGGCTTTAATCGGGTTCCTTTTCCGGCTGCAAAAATAAGTGCTTTCATTTTTTATGGGTAATGAGTAATTGGTGATGAGTAATAAAATGATCGTGTTTAAATTAAAAACAATAAGTAATAAAATATCAACGAATTTAAAAATATTACTTATTGCACATTACTCATTACTTATGATTAAGTTGATGCTGTTCGTCGTGATGAAGGCTGATTTCAACTTTTTCACCATACTTTTCTTCAATGAAATGAGCTATTTTTATCGCAGAATAAACCGATCTGTGCTGTCCTCCTGTACAGCCGAAGTTGATCTGAAGATTTTCAAAACCTCTTTCCAGATAATTATCAATATTAATGGAAACAAGATTTTTAATTAATTCCAGAAATTTAGGCATTTCGGTTTTTGTTTCCAGATATTCCTGAACGCCGATGTCATTTCCGGTCTGGCTTTTATATTCTTCCACTCTTCCGGGATTCAGGATTCCGCGGCAGTCGAACGTAAATCCGCCTCCGTTTCCTGTTTCGTCCTTTGGAATTCCTCCTTTTTTATACGAAAAACTGTGTATGTCGATGTGTAGCATTTCTTTTATGTTTTAATTATTTATTTTTAAACCGTTAAGATTTAATTTTATTTGTCATTCCGATGGAATCTAAATATCTGTTTTTAAAAGATCCTTCGACTGCTTCGCACTCAGGATGACATCCGTAATACTAGAGATGAGTAACATATTCTACTATTGTCAGCCTGAGCTTGTCGAAGACTTTAGCTGTTTATTATTTCTTCAATTTTCAATTTTGTTTTATCTGAACTCAATTGTTTAATCACTTTTTCCAGTTCGGGGTAATCTTTCATATTTTCCCAGTTTTGTGCAAAAACTGTAATATTTTCTATTCCCTTTTCAATGCTTGAAATGAAGTGCTGTTTTCTCTGAATTAATCCCCGGAAACC is part of the Chryseobacterium indicum genome and encodes:
- a CDS encoding RapZ C-terminal domain-containing protein yields the protein MLHIDIHSFSYKKGGIPKDETGNGGGFTFDCRGILNPGRVEEYKSQTGNDIGVQEYLETKTEMPKFLELIKNLVSINIDNYLERGFENLQINFGCTGGQHRSVYSAIKIAHFIEEKYGEKVEISLHHDEQHQLNHK
- a CDS encoding nucleotidyltransferase family protein is translated as MKALIFAAGKGTRLKPFTDHHPKALAKVNEIPLLERNIKYLKNFGINDFVINIHHFGNQIVDFLKLNDNFGCKIEISDEREELLETGGGLVFARKFLDHGEDFLIMNADILTNINITEFVKYHKKIKDFATLAVSDRESSRKLLFNDDMVLRGWLNVQTGEQRLAEFNKGFKALAFSGIHCINPVIFEKIKRTGKFSVMEEYLDLMQTEHIHGFLHDSILIDVGRPESVTEAEKHFK
- a CDS encoding TIGR00730 family Rossman fold protein, encoding MGIEGTRDESLVNPELDSNETKLQNSLRQKTWDETITKDSWMVFKVMAEFVDGYEKLAKIGPCVSIFGSARLKPQSKYYKMAVEIAEKITKLGFGIITGGGPGIMEAGNKGAFNTQGKSIGLNIDLPFEQHFNPYINKSYSMNFDYFFVRKVMFVKYSQGFIVMPGGFGTLDELTEALTLIQTNKIGRFPIVLVGSEFWNGLLDWFQTTLLKEKMIHEEDLELYRVVDSADEAVAHIKAFYDKYSVNVNF